A genomic stretch from Mariprofundus sp. NF includes:
- a CDS encoding DUF6602 domain-containing protein, translating into MAFKPKEGDVFICEKGSYANVRLYRTYKNAGKLIAYYYAPPKKPDDDRYIESLIDDLDGPFFPSFSAYAIRGNIPCGLDSELNSYINIETCLKKIINDAKSNRIELTLAESRISELTGETSQRISVVLKLLIAEKIQYQFSSTKQKEFIEFTEIKITSENSKSYYGSLAKEIAVKSEQVSLLTSHGQTAGNYREHILRSLLKKHLPSRFGIGTGFIEGISRQLDIIIYDKANFAPVFQESDLVVVHKEAVRGIIEVKTTLDSQKLRDSLQLFYDIFRSGTFHPKLPIFKGIYAFNTNYESTENVAKAIRRFHIRPYFEKTIQAKITRDIQYLYQEISTVCVINKHFLFTKYSRFGERDNGNIVPTLYSISEENGLDIQSAAFIASIFDYLDGDFYSKRTAQKGFNQLMSTESVKLKFENYIANQDWVPRTATPGEHDFSQGAIASRLDKLSLWFEGETSASEYIKDIESSGSGEALRPPPFSSKPADK; encoded by the coding sequence ATGGCTTTTAAACCAAAGGAGGGAGATGTATTTATCTGTGAAAAGGGCAGCTATGCTAATGTTCGACTTTACCGGACATATAAGAACGCGGGGAAATTGATTGCGTATTATTATGCTCCCCCAAAAAAGCCTGATGATGATCGCTATATAGAATCCTTAATTGATGATCTCGACGGCCCATTTTTTCCAAGTTTTAGTGCTTATGCTATTAGAGGGAATATTCCTTGTGGACTTGATTCTGAACTAAATAGCTATATTAACATTGAAACCTGCCTAAAGAAGATTATTAATGACGCAAAATCTAACCGTATTGAGCTCACATTGGCGGAATCGCGAATTTCAGAATTGACAGGTGAAACCTCGCAAAGGATTTCTGTAGTGCTTAAACTACTGATTGCGGAGAAAATTCAATATCAATTCAGCTCCACCAAACAGAAAGAGTTCATTGAGTTTACAGAAATAAAAATCACTTCGGAAAACAGTAAGAGTTATTACGGATCGCTTGCAAAGGAAATTGCTGTCAAAAGTGAGCAAGTATCTCTCTTAACATCTCATGGCCAAACAGCGGGAAACTATAGGGAGCACATACTTCGGTCACTTCTCAAAAAACACCTTCCTTCGCGTTTTGGCATTGGTACAGGCTTCATTGAAGGTATATCGAGACAGCTTGATATCATTATATATGACAAGGCTAATTTCGCACCCGTTTTCCAAGAATCAGATTTGGTCGTTGTTCACAAAGAGGCTGTCAGAGGAATTATTGAAGTGAAAACCACTTTAGATAGTCAAAAGCTTAGAGATTCATTACAGCTTTTTTATGACATATTTAGATCTGGAACATTTCACCCTAAACTGCCAATATTTAAAGGAATTTATGCTTTCAACACGAATTATGAAAGTACGGAGAATGTTGCCAAGGCAATAAGACGATTTCATATACGACCATACTTTGAAAAAACTATACAAGCCAAAATAACTCGTGATATTCAATATCTATATCAGGAAATTTCGACTGTTTGCGTAATTAATAAGCACTTCTTGTTTACAAAATACTCCCGATTCGGGGAACGTGATAATGGAAACATTGTGCCCACATTATATTCAATTTCAGAAGAAAACGGATTGGATATCCAATCCGCTGCATTTATTGCTTCAATCTTTGACTATCTTGATGGAGATTTTTATTCAAAGAGAACGGCGCAAAAAGGTTTTAACCAATTGATGTCTACTGAATCGGTAAAACTTAAATTTGAGAATTATATTGCTAATCAAGATTGGGTTCCTCGAACTGCCACCCCTGGCGAACATGACTTTAGTCAAGGTGCAATCGCATCCAGGTTGGATAAACTTTCATTGTGGTTTGAGGGCGAAACATCTGCTTCTGAATACATTAAGGATATTGAAAGCAGTGGTTCTGGCGAGGCATTACGACCACCTCCATTCAGCTCCAAGCCAGCGGACAAATAA
- a CDS encoding restriction endonuclease, producing MSNSGKLLEGFVAQIEKILLPQGISVSTNEKVFNDDGVQIAEFDIEIEGKVGSTNLKWLIECRDRPSHGAAPGAWIEQLVGRRDRFGFNKVIAVSTTGFADSATIYAKEAGIELRTVTESHLEDISDWFLPNKMTVTRRGAILKNAVLLVDKDIPDKYRIALEKRLVAVEPSDPILISTETDQHVTVCEAMQIAVNKTGNLYDDLNTDGASKEINLRVIFESDDSHFVVESEVGRIRIAEILFTGDLSVTIEEVPISTINNYENTSHDEHIASSVGFNFNIESLPVEMAFHKINETGEMHISLGASKEIN from the coding sequence ATGTCGAATTCTGGAAAGTTGCTTGAAGGATTTGTCGCCCAAATTGAAAAGATTCTTCTACCTCAGGGGATAAGTGTTTCAACGAATGAAAAGGTGTTTAATGATGATGGTGTACAAATAGCAGAGTTTGACATCGAAATAGAAGGGAAGGTTGGCTCAACCAATTTAAAATGGCTTATTGAGTGTAGAGATCGCCCTTCTCATGGTGCCGCTCCTGGTGCATGGATTGAACAACTAGTAGGTAGAAGAGATAGATTTGGCTTTAATAAGGTTATAGCCGTTTCTACAACTGGGTTTGCAGATAGTGCTACGATATATGCTAAAGAGGCTGGCATAGAACTACGCACCGTTACTGAATCACATCTGGAAGATATAAGTGATTGGTTTTTACCGAACAAAATGACGGTTACAAGACGGGGGGCTATTCTAAAAAATGCGGTTTTATTAGTTGATAAAGATATTCCTGATAAATATAGGATCGCGTTAGAAAAAAGATTAGTCGCCGTCGAACCCAGTGATCCGATTCTTATTTCAACAGAGACAGATCAACATGTAACGGTGTGCGAAGCAATGCAAATTGCTGTGAATAAAACAGGTAATCTATACGATGATTTAAATACGGATGGCGCATCAAAGGAAATAAATCTAAGAGTAATATTTGAAAGTGACGACAGTCATTTCGTGGTGGAGTCAGAAGTCGGTCGAATACGTATCGCAGAAATATTATTTACTGGTGATTTATCAGTAACGATAGAAGAAGTGCCTATTTCAACAATAAACAACTATGAGAATACCTCGCACGATGAACATATAGCCAGTTCAGTAGGGTTTAATTTCAACATTGAGAGTTTGCCTGTTGAAATGGCTTTTCATAAAATCAATGAAACTGGTGAAATGCATATTTCGTTGGGAGCATCTAAAGAAATAAACTAA
- a CDS encoding integrase arm-type DNA-binding domain-containing protein has translation MALTDIKCKKSKVPAGKKQIKLADSDNMYLLVTLKSKYWRLDYTYNGRRKTLALGVYPKVSLKEARQKKDAARKQLDDGEDPVLLKKKNGPVDCPTFKEVATKWHQKKSNELSDEYAAKIWRRLEMYVFPVIGSYPIAQVDSPMVLEMLEKIEKQSYIETMHKVKSLCSRVFRFAVVKYGKKHGIEYDPTTNLIDALTARKSKKMATIIEPKQIGQLLRVIEGYEGTFVVTCALRMAPYLFVRPGELRHAEWSEFDLDAGMWSIPGQKMKMDDRHLVPLAEQVIIVLRKLHVVTGHCKYVFPGIRTKDRPMSENTVNAALRRLGYEKDEICGHGFRAMASTRLHEEGWPSDVIERQLAHLERNQVKAAYNYAEHLEERKTMMQFWADYLDKLRDTPS, from the coding sequence ATGGCTTTAACAGATATTAAATGTAAAAAATCAAAGGTCCCTGCAGGCAAGAAACAAATAAAACTTGCCGATAGTGACAACATGTATCTCTTAGTTACCCTCAAAAGTAAGTATTGGCGTTTGGACTACACTTATAATGGAAGGCGTAAGACATTAGCACTTGGCGTGTATCCGAAGGTAAGTTTAAAAGAAGCTCGGCAGAAAAAAGACGCCGCAAGAAAGCAACTTGATGATGGTGAGGACCCAGTTCTTCTGAAAAAAAAGAATGGCCCAGTTGATTGCCCTACATTTAAGGAGGTTGCAACTAAATGGCATCAAAAGAAATCAAACGAATTATCTGACGAGTATGCTGCAAAAATTTGGCGTCGTTTAGAGATGTATGTTTTTCCCGTAATTGGGAGCTACCCCATAGCTCAAGTCGATTCTCCAATGGTTTTAGAGATGCTAGAGAAGATTGAGAAACAATCATATATTGAAACTATGCATAAGGTGAAAAGCCTTTGTAGCCGAGTTTTTCGATTCGCAGTTGTAAAGTATGGAAAAAAACATGGCATTGAATATGATCCAACTACTAATTTGATAGATGCTCTGACTGCAAGAAAATCAAAAAAAATGGCCACAATTATTGAGCCTAAGCAGATTGGGCAGTTGCTTAGAGTTATAGAAGGTTACGAAGGAACCTTTGTTGTTACTTGCGCATTGCGTATGGCACCGTATTTATTTGTGCGACCAGGGGAGTTACGGCATGCTGAATGGTCTGAATTTGATCTTGATGCAGGCATGTGGTCTATACCTGGTCAGAAGATGAAAATGGATGATCGTCACCTGGTACCATTAGCTGAACAAGTGATTATTGTTCTGCGTAAATTGCATGTTGTTACAGGGCATTGCAAATATGTTTTTCCAGGCATTCGTACTAAAGATCGTCCTATGTCAGAAAACACAGTCAATGCCGCCTTGAGAAGATTGGGTTATGAAAAGGATGAGATTTGTGGCCATGGTTTTAGAGCTATGGCCTCAACACGTCTACATGAAGAAGGCTGGCCTAGTGATGTGATTGAACGCCAGTTAGCACACTTGGAACGAAACCAAGTAAAAGCAGCATATAATTATGCCGAGCATCTAGAGGAGAGAAAAACGATGATGCAGTTCTGGGCAGATTATCTTGATAAGCTGAGAGATACGCCTAGTTAA
- the ccoS gene encoding cbb3-type cytochrome oxidase assembly protein CcoS: MDVIFGLIPAMIVLGLVGVLVFFWAVKSGQYDDMEGPAHRILDDDDMPEKKDRVDDLPK; encoded by the coding sequence ATGGATGTGATTTTCGGATTGATTCCCGCCATGATTGTATTGGGCCTAGTTGGTGTCCTGGTCTTTTTCTGGGCTGTAAAAAGTGGTCAATATGATGATATGGAGGGGCCTGCCCACCGTATTCTCGATGATGATGATATGCCGGAGAAAAAAGATCGAGTTGATGACTTGCCAAAGTGA
- a CDS encoding heavy metal translocating P-type ATPase has protein sequence MSQTTPCFHCGLPVSEHSGCEVEINGEKHSFCCVGCLTVCQVIHESGLDAFYSRLNYQSAEEPPPEQVADLEQYDLPELQSEFVRDFGEGRKQAHLLVEGIHCAACVWLIEKGLAAMPGIDLAEVNLAHQRLNLRWDSNNVKLSAIMVRLGSLGYAAAPFNAEAAEGSLQRRNRSLLFRMAFAGFGAMNIMWISIALYAGDFSGIDQGHKAFFQLVSFFIATPVLLYSGWPFFRSALLGLQQWRLTMDLPISIGSLSTYAYSCWVLVQASGEVYFDTVVTFLFVILIGRYLEGLSKRNASSAALRLLELQPRLATRLLDGLVDGGEGEERISVRKLQVGDRVLVRPGEKVPADGVVLSGESYVDESMLSGESRPLQKEKGASVVAGSINVDGSLTVEVSLIGADTTLARIVALVEEAQGSKAAVQQLADRIVPWFVAITLGLALITFLYWLRDDFDTALLAAVSVLIITCPCALGLATPMGIAVGVGVGAKRGVLVRHGQALESLASITHVVFDKTGTLTEGRMRVANISTSNGFEPERLISLAAAVESHSRHPLASAICAEHKTARLSCRSFISESGLGVSGEVDGRAVVIGNARLMLRAGAEIDEFMQSQQQQIESGMGVALFVAVDGVLAGLIHMQDRIRDQAPELVALLRAQGFGITVLTGDSREAGNSLKVKLGEMVVKAELMPEDKEAEIRALQQQGEKVLMIGDGVNDAPALARADVSMAMGSGMDVSMECSDIVLVGSDLSRVGFAISLAERTLATIRQNIGISLTYNLILVPAAMAAMVTPVFAAIAMPISSLLVIGNAILIRRRVGSSST, from the coding sequence ATGAGTCAGACAACCCCCTGTTTCCACTGTGGCCTGCCGGTATCGGAACATTCGGGATGTGAGGTCGAAATTAATGGAGAAAAGCACAGCTTCTGCTGCGTGGGTTGCCTGACAGTCTGTCAGGTGATTCATGAATCGGGTCTGGACGCTTTTTACTCCCGCCTGAACTACCAGAGCGCTGAGGAACCACCACCTGAGCAGGTCGCTGATCTTGAGCAGTATGATCTGCCTGAGTTGCAGAGCGAATTTGTACGTGATTTTGGCGAGGGAAGAAAGCAGGCACATCTGCTGGTGGAGGGTATTCACTGCGCAGCCTGTGTCTGGTTAATTGAGAAGGGGCTTGCAGCCATGCCCGGTATTGATCTGGCCGAGGTGAATCTGGCGCATCAGCGTCTGAATCTGCGCTGGGATAGCAATAACGTGAAACTCTCTGCCATCATGGTACGGCTGGGCAGTTTGGGTTATGCAGCTGCCCCGTTTAATGCCGAAGCAGCTGAAGGATCGCTGCAGCGTAGAAACCGCTCACTGCTCTTCCGCATGGCTTTTGCCGGTTTCGGTGCGATGAATATCATGTGGATCTCTATTGCACTCTATGCCGGTGATTTCTCAGGTATTGATCAGGGGCATAAAGCGTTCTTCCAACTGGTTAGCTTCTTTATCGCCACGCCGGTGCTGCTCTACTCCGGTTGGCCATTTTTCCGCTCTGCACTGCTGGGGCTGCAACAGTGGCGGTTGACCATGGATCTGCCGATCAGCATCGGTTCACTGAGCACCTATGCCTACTCCTGCTGGGTTCTGGTGCAGGCAAGCGGTGAAGTCTATTTTGATACGGTCGTTACATTCCTGTTTGTGATTCTCATTGGCCGATATCTGGAGGGGCTCTCCAAACGTAATGCATCTTCTGCCGCTCTGCGTCTGCTGGAGTTGCAACCCAGACTTGCTACGCGTCTGCTTGATGGATTGGTGGATGGTGGGGAGGGAGAAGAGCGTATATCAGTGCGTAAATTGCAGGTCGGTGATCGGGTACTGGTACGGCCGGGAGAAAAGGTGCCTGCTGATGGTGTTGTTTTGTCTGGTGAATCCTATGTCGATGAATCGATGCTCAGTGGCGAGTCCAGACCATTGCAAAAAGAGAAGGGCGCTTCTGTGGTGGCCGGTTCGATCAATGTCGATGGCTCACTGACTGTTGAAGTCAGCTTGATTGGTGCAGATACCACGCTTGCCCGTATTGTTGCTCTGGTGGAGGAGGCTCAGGGCTCCAAGGCAGCGGTGCAGCAGCTTGCAGATCGCATTGTGCCATGGTTTGTTGCCATAACCCTGGGGTTGGCATTGATCACCTTCCTCTACTGGCTTAGAGACGATTTTGATACAGCTCTGCTGGCTGCAGTCTCGGTGCTGATTATCACATGCCCATGTGCCCTGGGGCTGGCGACACCGATGGGTATCGCTGTTGGTGTAGGAGTTGGAGCCAAACGCGGTGTACTGGTTCGTCATGGTCAGGCGCTGGAGTCACTGGCATCAATCACACATGTGGTGTTTGATAAAACCGGCACACTTACCGAGGGCAGGATGCGGGTGGCAAATATTTCAACGAGCAACGGTTTTGAGCCTGAACGATTGATCTCTCTGGCTGCCGCTGTTGAAAGCCATTCGCGCCATCCGCTGGCTTCCGCAATTTGCGCTGAACACAAAACTGCACGCTTAAGCTGCAGATCATTTATCTCCGAATCGGGACTGGGCGTGAGTGGTGAGGTGGATGGGCGGGCTGTGGTGATCGGTAATGCTCGCTTGATGTTACGTGCCGGTGCCGAGATTGATGAGTTTATGCAGAGCCAGCAGCAACAGATTGAGTCAGGTATGGGTGTGGCCCTGTTTGTGGCCGTGGATGGAGTGCTGGCCGGACTGATTCATATGCAGGATCGAATCCGTGATCAGGCGCCTGAATTGGTGGCACTGCTTAGAGCGCAGGGGTTTGGTATTACTGTCTTGACCGGTGACTCCAGAGAGGCGGGTAATAGTCTGAAAGTGAAGTTGGGTGAGATGGTGGTAAAAGCGGAGCTGATGCCTGAAGATAAAGAGGCAGAGATCCGTGCTCTGCAGCAGCAGGGAGAAAAGGTGTTGATGATCGGTGATGGGGTGAATGATGCGCCTGCACTGGCACGTGCAGATGTCAGCATGGCGATGGGGTCGGGCATGGATGTCTCGATGGAGTGCTCCGATATCGTGCTGGTTGGTAGTGATCTGAGTCGTGTCGGTTTTGCCATATCGCTGGCAGAGAGAACACTCGCCACGATTCGTCAGAATATCGGTATTTCACTGACCTATAACCTGATTCTGGTGCCGGCCGCCATGGCTGCGATGGTGACCCCGGTCTTTGCAGCGATTGCCATGCCGATCAGCTCACTGCTGGTGATTGGTAACGCTATTCTGATTCGCAGGCGAGTAGGGAGCTCTTCAACATGA
- a CDS encoding FixH family protein produces MAAELHLKEDFRNPWFLGILGLVGAALAATIWMAVIAGQTSPGLVSEDYYEKGSNYFNKTPEQKNLPQWRLNLMTPDKPVVGQSQTYRLYAVMESGKPVSSASVTLYAYRPSDANADFKLTMQQRDPGSFSVVASFPLPGTWDLIAQIQADGKQFDVVQRIFVGN; encoded by the coding sequence ATGGCAGCAGAACTGCATTTGAAAGAGGATTTCAGAAACCCGTGGTTCCTCGGTATTCTGGGGCTGGTGGGTGCTGCGCTGGCAGCCACGATATGGATGGCGGTGATTGCCGGTCAAACCAGTCCGGGTCTTGTCTCTGAAGATTATTATGAGAAGGGCAGCAACTACTTTAACAAAACACCTGAGCAGAAGAATCTGCCGCAGTGGCGATTGAATCTGATGACGCCGGACAAGCCTGTGGTGGGGCAGTCCCAGACCTATCGCCTCTATGCGGTGATGGAGAGTGGTAAACCTGTCAGCAGCGCTTCAGTCACTCTCTACGCTTACCGTCCAAGTGATGCCAACGCTGATTTCAAGCTAACCATGCAACAGCGTGATCCCGGCTCTTTTAGTGTCGTTGCCAGTTTTCCTCTGCCGGGAACCTGGGATCTGATTGCCCAGATTCAGGCAGATGGAAAACAGTTTGATGTGGTGCAACGCATATTTGTAGGCAACTGA
- the ccoG gene encoding cytochrome c oxidase accessory protein CcoG, which translates to MSENKPVSNNIDDLYADTLHYHVNTGGETIHAKRMPGRFRNLKWLSMSSWLLFFIGPYLQWNGHQALLFDIPGRKFYLFGITIWPQDIWMLSLVLIMLAITLFGVTAVAGRLFCGYFCFQTVWTDIFTFIEDKIEGNAIQRRKLDKAPWSADKIRKKVIKHSLWILIATLTGITFSAYFTNAFALWHDYLTLSASLVGWVVLGLFIAGTYILAGFMREQVCFWLCPYARIQSVMVDKDSILPTYDYHRGEPRGKVKGKQQSANGDCIDCKVCVGVCPTGVDIREGLSEGCITCGMCIDACDSIMDRVGKPRGLIRYLSQKEMEGEKLPPLFRRPRVITYTTIFMLAVAGIIYGLATIPPVELSIVHSRQPLFMRMSDGSIQNKYTIKAVNKLETDQRVSLTVQSASGNIRLVDEAYFRDITLKAGKLVPFSIFLLANRDSLKQENSDVRLTIQGITQPDITVTYDSVFVGPKGR; encoded by the coding sequence ATGAGCGAAAACAAGCCGGTCAGTAACAACATCGACGATCTCTATGCCGACACGTTGCACTACCATGTAAACACCGGTGGCGAGACAATCCATGCCAAGCGTATGCCGGGTCGTTTTCGCAATCTGAAATGGTTGAGCATGAGTAGCTGGCTGCTCTTCTTTATCGGCCCTTATCTGCAGTGGAATGGTCATCAGGCGCTTTTGTTTGATATTCCCGGGCGTAAATTTTATCTCTTTGGCATCACCATCTGGCCGCAGGATATCTGGATGCTCTCTCTCGTGTTGATCATGCTGGCGATTACGCTGTTTGGTGTAACCGCAGTGGCAGGGCGTCTGTTCTGTGGTTATTTCTGTTTCCAGACCGTCTGGACTGATATTTTCACCTTTATTGAAGATAAGATCGAAGGCAATGCCATCCAGCGTCGCAAGCTTGATAAGGCGCCGTGGTCAGCAGATAAAATTCGCAAAAAAGTTATAAAACATAGCTTGTGGATTCTGATTGCAACACTTACAGGCATCACCTTTTCCGCCTATTTTACCAACGCATTTGCATTGTGGCATGACTACCTCACCCTCTCTGCTTCACTTGTCGGCTGGGTTGTGCTGGGTCTGTTTATTGCTGGCACCTACATTCTTGCCGGTTTTATGCGCGAGCAGGTCTGCTTCTGGCTCTGCCCCTATGCACGCATTCAGAGCGTGATGGTGGATAAGGACTCGATTCTGCCAACCTATGATTACCACCGTGGCGAGCCGCGCGGTAAGGTGAAAGGCAAGCAGCAGAGCGCCAATGGAGACTGTATCGACTGCAAGGTGTGCGTGGGAGTATGCCCGACCGGCGTGGATATTCGTGAAGGGTTAAGTGAAGGCTGCATCACCTGTGGCATGTGCATAGATGCTTGTGATTCGATTATGGACAGGGTGGGTAAACCCCGAGGCCTGATCCGTTATCTCTCGCAGAAGGAGATGGAGGGGGAGAAGCTTCCGCCACTGTTCCGGCGTCCACGCGTGATTACATATACCACCATCTTCATGCTGGCCGTAGCTGGTATTATCTATGGTCTGGCAACCATTCCACCGGTTGAGCTATCTATCGTACACTCTCGCCAGCCGCTGTTTATGCGTATGTCTGACGGTTCGATTCAGAATAAGTATACCATCAAGGCTGTGAATAAACTTGAGACCGATCAGCGCGTCAGCCTGACGGTGCAGAGCGCTTCAGGAAATATCCGACTGGTGGATGAGGCATATTTCAGAGATATCACCCTGAAAGCCGGTAAACTGGTACCGTTCAGTATCTTCCTGCTCGCGAATCGCGACAGCCTGAAGCAGGAAAACAGCGATGTGCGGTTAACCATTCAGGGTATCACACAGCCGGATATTACCGTAACCTATGATTCGGTGTTCGTCGGTCCAAAAGGCAGATAG
- the ccoP gene encoding cytochrome-c oxidase, cbb3-type subunit III: MDKHNQSNKPQDTGHEWDGIRELTNPPPRWWLISFHIGWIWCIIYFLLYPSIPLINGSNEGLLGWTQIKEFKEAVVENEAIKAPYMAKLKAMSAGEIMADAELRNFAESAAKAVYGDSCAACHGAGGEGAEGLFPVLADDDWLFGGDIDTIIETITDGRMADMPAHADMLETDQIEKLTDFVVALPKGEATQEGWALFEEAGCMGCHGDNAKGGALNDDTYSGAANLTDQVWRFGGSREAVLRTIRYGVNQEDVAETRSAIMPAFGVKLTPEQIKILAIKVHAMGGGK, translated from the coding sequence ATGGACAAGCATAATCAATCCAATAAACCTCAGGATACCGGACATGAGTGGGATGGTATCCGCGAGTTGACCAATCCGCCTCCGCGCTGGTGGTTGATCTCGTTCCACATCGGCTGGATCTGGTGCATCATCTACTTCCTGCTCTACCCATCCATTCCGCTGATCAACGGCTCCAATGAAGGGCTGCTGGGCTGGACTCAAATCAAAGAGTTTAAGGAAGCGGTGGTCGAGAATGAGGCAATCAAAGCGCCTTACATGGCCAAACTCAAAGCGATGAGCGCTGGCGAGATTATGGCCGATGCTGAACTGCGTAATTTTGCCGAGTCGGCGGCCAAGGCGGTCTACGGCGATAGCTGTGCGGCCTGTCATGGTGCCGGTGGTGAGGGTGCAGAAGGGCTCTTCCCTGTGCTGGCGGATGATGACTGGCTCTTTGGTGGCGATATCGACACGATCATAGAGACCATTACTGATGGGCGAATGGCTGATATGCCTGCTCATGCCGATATGCTGGAAACTGATCAGATCGAAAAGCTGACTGATTTTGTTGTGGCGCTGCCCAAAGGTGAAGCGACGCAAGAGGGTTGGGCACTTTTCGAAGAGGCTGGATGCATGGGATGTCATGGTGATAACGCCAAAGGTGGTGCACTTAATGACGACACATATTCAGGTGCAGCCAACCTTACCGATCAGGTGTGGCGCTTCGGCGGCAGTCGTGAAGCGGTGCTGAGAACCATCCGTTACGGTGTGAATCAGGAGGATGTGGCTGAGACACGCAGTGCGATCATGCCTGCTTTTGGAGTCAAACTGACGCCTGAGCAGATCAAGATACTGGCCATCAAGGTTCATGCAATGGGCGGTGGTAAATAA
- a CDS encoding CcoQ/FixQ family Cbb3-type cytochrome c oxidase assembly chaperone: protein MSDFFSTDWSAMTTTDWTGLTILLVIAGLMIAAYFTILKPANRDKFEQHRDFVNHEDDMELDREERHGQA from the coding sequence GTGAGTGATTTCTTCTCGACCGACTGGTCTGCTATGACCACCACCGACTGGACCGGACTGACCATTCTTTTGGTCATTGCAGGTCTCATGATAGCGGCTTATTTCACCATTCTTAAGCCAGCTAACCGCGATAAATTTGAACAGCATCGTGATTTCGTCAATCACGAAGATGATATGGAACTCGACCGGGAGGAGAGACATGGACAAGCATAA
- the ccoO gene encoding cytochrome-c oxidase, cbb3-type subunit II: MSFQEKLEKNVWALLLMIALVVSVAGIVEIVPLYYLDNTIEKLNKEEDGIRPYTALEQEGRDIYVREGCYLCHSQMIRPFRDEKERYGHYSLAAESKFDHPFQWGSKRTGPDVARVGGKYSDEWQIQHLKAPRSLVPESVMPGYPFLAENIVDHSLTERKLRALAAVGVPYTEADFAGAAEAVKGKTEMDAIVAYLQVLGTMVKFQEGRDYRE, from the coding sequence ATGTCATTTCAGGAAAAACTCGAAAAAAATGTCTGGGCTCTGCTCCTCATGATTGCACTGGTGGTATCGGTAGCAGGTATTGTCGAGATCGTGCCGCTCTACTATCTCGATAACACCATTGAAAAGCTCAACAAGGAGGAGGACGGCATTCGTCCTTACACCGCTCTGGAACAGGAGGGGCGCGATATCTATGTGCGTGAAGGCTGCTACCTCTGCCATTCACAGATGATTCGTCCGTTCCGTGATGAGAAAGAGCGTTATGGTCACTACTCACTGGCGGCGGAGTCGAAATTTGATCATCCGTTCCAGTGGGGTTCCAAACGCACTGGCCCTGATGTGGCCCGTGTGGGTGGTAAATACTCTGATGAGTGGCAGATCCAGCATCTGAAAGCTCCACGCTCGCTGGTACCTGAATCGGTGATGCCCGGCTATCCGTTCCTGGCTGAAAACATTGTCGATCATAGCCTGACCGAGCGCAAACTGCGTGCACTGGCTGCAGTCGGAGTGCCCTATACAGAGGCTGATTTTGCCGGTGCTGCTGAGGCGGTGAAAGGCAAAACCGAGATGGATGCCATTGTCGCCTATCTGCAGGTACTCGGAACGATGGTGAAATTCCAGGAAGGGAGGGATTATCGTGAGTGA